The sequence TTCGTCGAGCAGATTTCCCACTAGCTCCACTGATTCTCGGAGTTGTCTTGGGAGATCTGATCGAAACTAACTTCCGCAGAGCCATGATCTACAGTGGTGGTGATGTAATCATCTTCTTTGAATCCAATATCTGTTTAACCCTCTGGATTCTTGCAGCGGTGAGCCTGTTCGCACCAACTTTAATCAACTCAATTCAAAAAAAGGTTCACCCCTAGTGAACTTTGTTCTCTTCCGATGGCTGAATCAGAAACGGAGGATGGCCTTACTCACGGCCTCCGTTGGTTCAGTTGCCTTCCTGTTATTGGGAATTCCTCTTCCACTTCTACTTGGCCCGATGGCGGGATGCCTGATCGCAGCACTCTGTCGGCAACCCATGGAGGATATGGGAGTGTTCAGCATTTTCATGCGTACCTTCCTTGGAGTTGCGATCGGATCTTCCATCACACCTGAAGTGCTGCATGAATTCCCTCGCTACCTACAGTCTATTTTCTTCATCCCAATCTTCGTACTCATAATTGGACTCGTGGGATACCCCCTTTTTCGTCAAGTATTTCATTACGATAAGGCCACAGCATATTACGCTTCTATGCCGGGAGGCTTGTCAGACATGCTGATTTTTGGTCAGGAAGCAGGGGGTAACCCAAGAGCACTCTCGTTGATTCACGCCACGCGTGTAATGGGAATCATTTGGGTAGCACCGACATTGATGGCGATGATTTGGCAGATTGATCTACACAAACCTCCTGGGGTTCCTATTCATTCCATTCCTGGTTTGGAGCTTCTGCTGATGCCAATTTGTGGGTTGTTGGGCTGGAAAATAGCGGAGCGTTTTCGGCTTTTTGGCGCATCCATACTTGGTCCAATGATTTTGACAGCAATCTTCTCATTATCAGGTCTGATTCATACCCGGCCACCAGCAGAAATCATGTGGTGTGCACAGTTTTTCATTGGAATTTCGGTAGGAGTTCATTTCACAGGGATTACCCTGGCAGAATTACGGAGAGATATATTTGCTGGAGTCGTCTACAGCTTGATCTTGGCCACTATTAGTGGCTGTTTTATCATTACGATCATCAACCTAGGAATCGCATCAGAATTGAATGCTCTCTTGGCTTTTCTGGCAGGAGGACAGGCAGAAATGATGATGATCGCTATTATTACAGGAGCGGATTTAACCTACGTACTGACGCACCACTTGACTCGCTTGGTATTGGTGATGTTGGGGGCACCCATCATTCACCGGCTTTTGTCATGAAGAAGCAATCAGGTGCCGCTAATGCTCATCTTATTGATGCGGAAGGGAGGAGTTAGGATCGGGTTTCTTGTATCAACTTCACAGCCAATCAGATCAAGATTGTGCAACATCTGTTGGAAGGTGCTGGCAATGGTGAATTCACTGACAGGTTCTGCCAACTTACCATCGCGAATCCAAAGCCCCTGAGCTCCTCGGGAATAATCCCCTGTGGTAACATTTACTCCCTGTCCACTCATAGAGGTCAGATATAGACCATTATCCACGCTACTGATCAACTCTTCTTCTGTGTATTTTCCGGGTTCTAGAACGAGATTAGAAATACCGCCTGCATGGCCGGTGGATTCCATCTTTAATTTGTTTCCAGCATAAGTGGAGAGCATGTAATTAACTAGCTTACCATCTTCAATCAATGTCAACGGTTTGGCGATGACCCCCTCACTGTCAAAATAACGGC is a genomic window of SAR324 cluster bacterium containing:
- a CDS encoding AbrB family transcriptional regulator yields the protein MALLTASVGSVAFLLLGIPLPLLLGPMAGCLIAALCRQPMEDMGVFSIFMRTFLGVAIGSSITPEVLHEFPRYLQSIFFIPIFVLIIGLVGYPLFRQVFHYDKATAYYASMPGGLSDMLIFGQEAGGNPRALSLIHATRVMGIIWVAPTLMAMIWQIDLHKPPGVPIHSIPGLELLLMPICGLLGWKIAERFRLFGASILGPMILTAIFSLSGLIHTRPPAEIMWCAQFFIGISVGVHFTGITLAELRRDIFAGVVYSLILATISGCFIITIINLGIASELNALLAFLAGGQAEMMMIAIITGADLTYVLTHHLTRLVLVMLGAPIIHRLLS